Genomic segment of Thunnus thynnus chromosome 21, fThuThy2.1, whole genome shotgun sequence:
acctgatgtgcatgccaaatttggtgagtttttgagcatgtttagggggtcaaatttagggttgaagtggcgtattaataaagaaagaataagaaagaaacaaacacacgaaatacaatagggtctttgccctttgggctcaggccctaataaatcacattattcaTTACCTTGATGAGGAAGTTTGCTCCAGCCCCAATCTGCTTGCTGTATTTTACAGCTACGTATTCTTTGAACTTCTTCCCTCTTTTCACTTCTACTTCTGGCTTCACCTGTTTATAAAGGAAATAACCACAAATACAGAAAGTGATGAACACCAGAGTATCTGTGGAGATGTGAAGAAGGTAGTTTGATAAATTACCTGACCACAAAGCTTCTGAGTTTCTGAGAAAACTCAGAAGCttcctgtgacagaagcccttggactgtgccacactccagttacttagtgtttctacacatctgacagcggTGTTCAATCctcacactccagttacttagtgtttctacacatctgacagcagtgttcaatccttacttttttttcaaggagtacatgtgctcctaaatgaaaaaaattaggagcacacatataactttaggagcacactgaaaaatgttcaagtaagagtttcttaaagaaaacaattcattacatacatatttacaatttgttacatacatatttaaactctgtgtgtgtgtgtgtgtgtgtgtgtgtgtgtgtgtgtgtgtatgtaaatcacaatttatgttgtttttaggggtgtTCGATTAtagcaaaaatcataatcatgattatcttgttcaatattggatcacaattatttaacacaattactttttgactgtcatttttgccagttgccgatgttcatatatgcacatattttttcccacttggctgaggagactattacacatgcaatcatatattgaactaatgatcaagaaagactatagcctatatgagggaagaactttaatgctgagctactgaactccagtcttcctaagttctgccttcatatattgtctttcttgatcatagtataatctatgcttgcatgcataatagcctcctcagccagctggtaaaaatatgtacagatatcggcaatcggccacaatgagttggaaatatcagcatatcagatatcggcaaaaatccaatgttgtgcatccctagttaaaGGTTTTtacattcctaaaaatagacttgatgaaaattaggaaattaatttcttttacacacaaactcatcaagggttttcaaattactaattgaaattcaagtgaatgggcacagaacttgcatgatttttatgaaacaggtgtgagcaaggcagccatgtctcaacctgcagaaaattctcatcctcacaccgttgagatttgatgttttgccatgccagaggaagttgctataactttattgtaaatgctccactctgcaccaaactttacatgtttgataagattcccggcctgaacacatgtacatgacaatattccatcagtgatgcaaactggctggatagcgccccctacgaaatttcagtgaagcagccccaacagcgggcaaaatagtggacaaaggaagtgatgtttatctccttcttgaactgtctgaaaacagctcgaGTCttaagacatctacatgcccgtcacagaaACTCTTCGACTGCGCCGCAGCCCGATGTGCGCaaaggcgcgagggcccgttcaacgctgcttgcagctttaattaaacatgtttttggatcttggctcaacagcattcagtgattatatttcaactatttcaacaaatgtagtgaatttgaaatgaatgtgaaaacacattcactgaaatgctgttaaaactcacttttaaactacatttagactagttttaaaatcttaaagTCTGCAGCACCACaatcctgctcactcagaaatattaatatataatctCCAATATGACATAAGAAATATCACAGGGATGTTCAATCAGTGCGACCAATCACAACAATTTCTGCCCAGCAAGACGGCCTCTACTTTAAAACTCCACAGAGGAAAAGCAACAGTTGCAAGAATCacaacaaattgtttttttgtttttttgatgctttctttattcattctttAGAAAGACCGAATATTTGCcttttactttactgtaaagGAATATTGTAGGGTAGATTGATTTCAAAACCAAGTATTCTGATAAGAGTTGCTGAGCAGTTGAGACAGGAGATGTCTCACTCTTTAAAAAGTGTGAGGGGGTCGTCTTTGGTTTTGTGCTGCTGTACACGAACGTCTgcaggaaaagagaggaaaacaggacatcaagataaatacatttctctTGATCTCTTGTTGCTGTACATGAAGGGATGTCAATATCAATTCAGTCAATTTACAAACATCTGACGctttcttttaaagaaataatatcACATTATTAATTAGCTTGATGATGTAGTTCATTCCATTCACAAGCTGACTCCTGTATTTTACAGCTACGAATTCTTTGCACTTCTTCCCTGTTTTCACTTCTACTTCAGGCTTCACCTGTTTATAAAGGACATAACCACAAATGTAGTCTGTGGAGATATGAGGAAGGTAGTTTGATAACTCATCTAATCACAGAGCTTCGGAGTTTCCTCAGTGGCATCTATTGTCTTAGTGAATCCTCCAGTGATCGGCATGCTGAGGTTTGTTCAAGTTATCAAAGACGTCAGCTGTCTGGATGTTGTGGATGTTTCTGTTCTTATAATTTAGATTTTGATCACTTTGAATGGGTAAACAAGACCTAaaattcagtttgtttacatgataAATGCATATACTATTAAGGTCGGGCATCCAAATTCTCACCATGATCTCTGAACATTTCCTCCTTCTCAAGTTTGGTGAGCTGCCAAACCAAACTGAACTAAACATCCACAGCATGCCTATTGTTGAGTAACATGCTCCTAAGTAACAATATAAAAAAGTAGTTGTCATTTTCCCCTCAACAAAATTATTTCTTCAAAGCCTATAGATCATTTTGACCACTTtgaaataaaccaaaacaagaTTGCATGCAGTGAAATCTGTTTTTGAACACTAGAACAATTGCAACAAATGtaactttttgatttttttttttttaatattccaTCACAAAATAAGTTATTCATGCTCCCCCCAACAATGAATGTCCTCATctgttgacacacacaaacctgcatATACATTACTCTAAAAGAATATTGTAGTAATTCCAAGGTAAAGGAGCAGATTTTTTTGATAAGAGACAGCAGATCTTTAGTGAAGAGAACATAATGTGAGAAAGTTGACTTCAGTTAGTGTCAGTTTACTTCCTCGTCTACTTAGCGTCTGTACAGTTCCCACTTATTTTTAATCTCATAGGTATGCATTTTTCCTCCTCAAGGGAATATGTCAGAAGTAAATGACAATAAGAAactgtttcatggtttgtttagTTAGAACTCACAATTTAAGGATGTTTTTGAATTGCTAATTTAATCTCCATTTTAATTGAATTGAGATTTGATCACAGTTTAGTGAGGCCTAAACATCAAAGATTACTTAAATTGGATGTCAAATTGTTAAGGTTTGTGTAAAATCAAATCAACCCCAAACCCCTTCCTAATCACTCTGCATCaatctgtaaaaacatttgtgcATGAATGCAAACAACAGGCATCCTCTACTGCTCACCCATGGAAGATGCGAAAAACAACAGCTGATCTTGTCTTAAGGAAGTATGACAGTGCGCTAGGACCAAACTCAGAAAAACTAAAATAGTAAAGAGAGCTTGATAACAATTGTAAcaatggaaacagaaaacagtagACTTTTCTACATCTATGGTACAGTGAGAGGATCCTCACATTTGCAGAGACAGTTAGGCGTGCCCGCTCATTTACATAAAGCGCCTCgtagaaatatttcagttttgatGTCTGAAATTCTGTAAGAAAATAgtatttgttttgtgcaaaaaatgcacaaaaatgttACACACAATGTTtcacaacattgttttttttataacaatgAGGAAAACCTACTGCTGCATTTAAGAATTACAACACATCAGAAATCCCTTGCAAAGTTGTGCAACAGGTCAATAAAAGGCAGtctccattttaatccagtgttGGTAGAAACATTAATGCATGGTTATGCAGACTGTGAACATTTATCCTTGAAAAACAGAGCAGCCTGAAATTAAGCAGGGAAAAGAGTTAAtaagttaaaaacaaagttttattcagcATAGTCCATTAATTCAGTATTTAACAGACTTGAATAAAGTGGTGGAATCTTACTGTGTGTTAGGctatacattacattttaaatatatttattcagctttaatctgattGGGACAAAACAGAGCAGTGGCATCTCCACTTATGGTAGGTCCACCAATTCATCCTCCCACTGTCTCTATCTATCCAGTAAAGACTTCATTGGATCTTCTCATCCCAGCCATCTCCTGCCTTCCAAAGGTCTTGGATGAGGATTTTAGCTCGTGTTGAGTATGGCATGAGATATTCCAGTGGGTCATATTGTGATGCCTTCACTTTGTAGACGTTTCTCAGTGTTGGCTGGGAGTACTCCAAGGGTGATATCTGTAGCCAAGACGGTCCATGAAGCAGTTCCAACTGAGACATAAAGCTGGCTCTTCTGGGTCTTGGCCATGCTGGGAAAGCCACAGTTCTGTGCTGGCTGCTCTGGCTTCCATAAAGAGGTGCTCTACAACTAATGAAACATTGCTAGCCCACTGCCTTATCTCAAAACCTCCTGCAGATAGCAACTGACACATTTGGTTAATGAGGTTCCCAGCTTTGTTGGCATATGTGGTGCTGTGCAAACAATTGTTGACAAAGGAGGCTCTCTCAATAGTGTCTAGTATGGCTTCATTGCCCTGGCTATGTCCTTTACATGTGTATGTGATGCAACACCACTTATGGCCAGTGTGTGTTCCTGGAAGCAGATGAGTTGGCTGTTGAGAGTCTGTCCGGTGTATTGGTACGAGCATTTGAAGACAAGCCTAGCTTTGCCATTGTGATTGACTGCATGATGTGGTAGATAGATACAATGACTCACTAGAGGACTCCACAGTCTCAGGGGACAGTTATTTGATATACCCTGCCATCTCCAGTTTCTGCACTTCTTGACAGTAGGTCTCCGCCTGCTTCATATCTTTGGCTATCCAACACTCTGTACTCCGTAGCTAAGGGAGCGGCACTGTCTTGGGTGCCTGGAGGATGGGGTTATCTTTGCAATTGAGGAGAGGTGTTGCATATCTTTTCACACCATCCACATCTAGCATGTACTTTTCAACCCATTTTCAAACTCATCACGATAGCTGGCTGGTAGTTTGTTCAGTAGCCTATCGACATGAGAACCACATTGCAGTTCACCCTCTAAACACCGGAGGATGCATACGAAGGCATGTACTGAGAGGGCAAATTTGTCAAGGCTTCTGGGTCCCTCACTCTTATTGGTGGAGAGTTCAAGATGGCACTGGTAAAATAAGGTAGGGCAGGCTTTGGGATTCCATATGGGGTAGCAGCTCCAAATGTTAGCGCCTGGCTAACTGTCAACTTTTGACACTGTTCCTCTGCTAGACTGTCCTCCATGAAGTTCAATCCAAAGAAACTTTAATGATCACTCGTTGAGTGAATACATGTCATGGATAAGCACAAGGCATTGGtttgggatgtgtgtgtgtgtgtgtgtgtgtgtgtgtgtgtgtgtgtgtgtgtgtgtgtgtgtgtgtggttctaaagaaaacaaaagaaataaaatatagtatTAGTCTTCAATAACATGTAGTTTCATATATACAATAATAACTTATTAATATTAGGCTTGAATAGTGTAATGAAATATACTGGTTTTACGCATTCTAGTTTATACATGAAAGAAATTAGTGTTACCTGTGTTACTATCACTGGAAATACACTGCAACTCAATTGCTGGCCGGAATGAACAATTCTGTGGTCAACAGACCCCTCTTGTGGCCAAATAATGTAACTGCAGTGCTGAAAACAGCCACATGGCTGAACACTTCCAATGAATGTAAGGACGTGCTGATGTATATAATTATCAAAGCATAACAAAAAACACTCCCAACATTATTGGCATATTCCAAAAGTATGACAttcataacataaaaacacGATGCAAGTAAGCTATATTAGCAAAAAATATTGCACCGTGTTCACATATTCTGAACAATGTACGAGGAAAGTtatgcattaaaaacataaagcacTCAAAAGAACAATTTCAGGACTAATAGTAAATTGGGTAATATTAATACTAACAATATTTGGTGGTCTGATATTAGCAAAAAGCTGAATGTTGAAGGAATGCTTATCACTATCATCATTTATCCACAGTGTCTTATAATCCCACATTAatgatgtttctctctcttataTGTTACttattccttttttcttttctctgtttaggTTTTCAGTGAAAGGTGCAGAATCCACTACACGCCCCCGAAGGTGAAATGAAGCTCTGCGTGACGAGAGGAGCCGCTTCACTCGATGGTTGAATCCAGACTGGAGTTGAAACTGTGACCTGCTGCTGCGTGCCGACTGCAGGCTGTTCACCACGCAGACCACTCTGACCTCTTCTCCACCTCACTCATATTCCATTGTGGTTATTGTGCTGCATTAACATCACTGTAAAACATCACTGTGTGGTTCTTGAATGAGAAACATTGTACAAaaagagtcttttttttaaagataatgaaatgttttcaagtGAAGCTTGTTGTCtgtgatttcatttcatttgagaTTTAATGTCAGCAATGTCTTGAAACAAGATTTCAGTCAGTGTCAGTCCCCTTCCTCGTTTTAGATCTGATGTATTGTATGATCTTAAGTATTTGTGAAATCTTTGTCCCCTCCAGAGCACCTGTCAGAAGTaactgacaataagaaaacGTTTCCTGGTTTGTCATAACTCACAACAGGAGGATTTGATTACAGTTTcattaaagagaaaatacattttatatgaacaccatttaaaaataattaaatttgatgattttgATGGATGAGAAAATCCAGTTCATTTGTATGGTGCAATTTAAACAACAGCAAATCTTAATCAGGTTAATGAGTCaccttattttatttgtaacaaTTTCTGTCCAGCAAGACGGCCTCTACTTTAAAACTCCATAGAGAAAAAGCAACAGTTGCAAGAATCACAACAaatcctctttgtgtttttgatgctttctttattcattctttAGAAACACCAAATATTTGCCtattactttactgtaaagGAATTTTGCAGTGTAGATTGATTTCAGAACCAAGTATTTTGATAAGAGTTGCTGAGCATTGAAACAGACGATGTGATCAGTTTAAAAAAGGCACGAGGTGGTCGTCTTTGGTGCAGTTGTCCTGTACACCATTCAGTTCAACTGCTCCTCCATTACATGGAAGTGCTTCAAAGACACTCAGATGAATGTACTGGACTCCTCCTACATGAAcctgcaggagagagaggaaaacaggacaTCTAGATGAATATATTTCTCTTGATTTCTTGTTTCAATGTCACAATTAATTCAGTCCATAATCAAGTTTGAAGTTTGTTTATTGTTACATGTCATTACACAAGTATAAGAGTAAAAATCTTAGGTTTCTGCTCCTCAATAATGCAGAAAAGgctgaaaaaaggaaatatttaaaatatatcattCATTACCTTGATGAGGAAGTTTCTTCCAGCCACAATCTGATCACTGTAATTCACAGCTACGTATTCTTTGAACTTCTTCCCTGTTTTCACTTCTGCTTGGGGCTTCACCTGTTTATAAAGGAAATAACCACAAATGCAGAAAGAGATGAACACCAGAGTGTCTGTGGAGATGTGAAGAAGGTAGTTTGATAACTCACCTGATCACAGAGCTTCTGAGTTTCCTTAGTGGCATCTTTTGTCTCACTGAATCCTCCAGGGACAGACATGATGAGGTTTGAAGTTATCACTGAGATCAGCTGGCCTGGTTTATGTTTGTCAGTACAGATGCGCAGGTTCAACTGTTTATATAGTGGTACATCTGACAGGGTCACAGCTTGgacagtgggttttttttaggtGGAGCTACAGTACATGTGTAATCACAGCCCTCATATGACTGTTATTGTTGCTCAACCTTTATGAATCCCCTGTGGGAAAATTTGAACTGAACTTTGAACCTTTGATACATCCTTGATTAGGTGCtggttttttaaaattttgtacagagGCAGGCAagctgcttccagtctttatgctaactTAACCTAAgtgtctcctggctgtagcttcatattaaacTAATGGATAAGTGGTGTCAATATTCTCATCGAACGTGCAGcataaaaagcaaataattgtatttctcaaaatgtcaaactttgcCTTAATTAAATTGTAATGTTGGTTTATTCAAACATTCAAAGATTAGGAATGTTTTGATGGCAAATATGTCACAATAAAATTAGACTGCATTacttatacatatatactgGTTACATATCTTCCTATTAAAGCAGATGATTGAGCCGGACCTGGTATGCAAATCAACCTCTGTAGTATTAATTTGTACAGTAGTTATTTGACTGTGTGcaaattttcagttttaacaacattttggTTCAGAGAACATGGACAACATatcagaaatacagaaataaaggCAGTCAGCAAGTATTGGCTGACCTCCCTGTAAACTTCCTCATTTGGCCTGCGTATTTTATAAGGTTACGCGCACTCCCAATTTATTGGAATAGGGAGTGTACTCTTCCAAATGTCTTCCTCATTTGGAAATCCACAGG
This window contains:
- the LOC137173621 gene encoding cystatin-B-like isoform X3; amino-acid sequence: MSVPGGFSETKDATKETQKLCDQVKPEVEVKRGKKFKEYVAVKYSKQIGAGANFLIKVHVGGDNYILLSVFEALDFNGGAVELKDVQENKTNEDPLTPF
- the LOC137173621 gene encoding cystatin-B-like isoform X1 gives rise to the protein MSVPGGFSETKDATKETQKLCDQVKPQAEVKTGKKFKEYVAVNYSDQIVAGRNFLIKVHVGGVQYIHLSVFEALPCNGGAVELNGVQDNCTKDDHLVPFLN